The window CGGGTCGGCCATCTCGACCTTCTTCACCCCGGCGGCGTGGGCAAGAGCCTTCAGATCCAGACTTCCGACGACCGGTACCACCGCCACCAGCAATTCGGCCTTTTCACTGCTCGCCAGCAACGTCTTGAACACCTGGGCCGGCGCGAGCGCCAGCTTCTCCGCGGCCTCCAGGCCATAGGAAGCGGCTTTCGGATCATGTTCGTAACTGTGCACGTGGTGTTCGGCACGAACTTTTTTCAGCAAGTCCAAGGCAGGCGTCATGGTTATTCCTGGCAGACGGGTTGATAAGCGCGGATTTTAGGTCATCCCCGGATAAAAGGCTCTATCAGCGGCACGAAACCGTCTAGCTCAAGGTTCAAAAACGTCTACGAGCGACACCGCGCTAGCCGTATTCCTACAAACCAAAACACTTCATTCACTCAATCAATAGTCACATTGTGGATAATCGTTCACTTTCGACCTTTGACAGCAGTGTTTCTTGTCTATATTTTTTCGAATCTGAAGATCATAGTCCTAATCCAGCAGTACCCAGCGGTAAGTCGGCATCAGGGATGGGGATCCCCGAAAGCCGATGCAAGACCACGCCGGCCAGCGGGC of the Pseudomonas vanderleydeniana genome contains:
- the ybaK gene encoding Cys-tRNA(Pro) deacylase, whose translation is MTPALDLLKKVRAEHHVHSYEHDPKAASYGLEAAEKLALAPAQVFKTLLASSEKAELLVAVVPVVGSLDLKALAHAAGVKKVEMADPAAAQRATGYLLGGISPLGQKKRLRTFIDQSAQGFATIFVSAGRRGLEVELAPAVLAEHTQAKFADIGRA